ACGAGAAGGACCCACTGTTCGCGCCGTCCGGGGACAAGGTCTATCGGCACCCGACCTTCTATGCGATCCCCGACAACGTCCCGCACATGTGAGAAGGCAGCCATGACCTATGAAGTGGACGGCAACTGGGCGTTCGGGACCGACTTCGAGGACCCGTTGGCCGGGGTGGACACCACCATTGCCGCGGGCACGGACGCCGGGGCGCTCGCGGCCTACTGTCTGATGCTCGGCGACGACGCGCTGGTCTACGCCAACCGGTTGTCCGAATGGGCCAGCAACGCGCCGGATCTCGAGGAGGACATCGCGTTGGCCAACACCGCGCTGGATCTGCTGGGTCAGGCCCGGTTGCTCCTCGCGAGGGCCGCGCTAGCCGACCCGGGCGTGGTCCCGCAGTTGCCGGACGGCTCACCGGTCCCGGGGGACGATGCGCTGGCGTTCTTCCGGGATGACGCCGACTTCCGCAACGTCCGTCTCGTCGAACCCGACAACGGGGACTTCGCGGTCACGATCGTGCGGTTGTTCCTCTTCGCGACCTATCGGTTGGCGCTGCTGGATCGGCTGCGGCTCAGCAGCGATCGGGTATTGGCGGCTATCGCGGCCAAGGGCGTCAAGGAAGTGACCTACCACCGCGACTACGCCGCCCGCTGGCTGGTGACCCTGGCCAAGGGGACCGACGAGTCGCGACGCCGCACCGAATCAGCCGTGCGGGTCGTGCTGCCCTATTGGGCGGAGTTGTTCGACGATCATCCGATCGAGGTGCTGATGGCCGATCAGGGTGTCGGTGTACTCCCCAGCAGCTTGCGAGACGAAGCGGATGACATTGTGGCCCAGGTGTTTTCGGCCGCGGAGCTGGTTCGTCCCGAGGCTCGGCGGGTGGGCTCGGTCAACGGCGGTACCGGCCGCGACGGTCGGCACACCGAGGCCCTTTCGCTGATGCTGGCCGAGATGCAGTCCGTCGCCCGGGCGCACCCGGCCGGGCAATGGTGAGAACGATGGTGAGCGCGCTGCAGGTGGCAGCGGCGGTCACCGACCCGGAACTGCCGATGCTCACCCTGGCCGACCTCGGCGTACTGCGGGATGTGACCGAAGGCGAGGACGGCGGTGTCACGGTCACCATCACGCCCACCTACTCGGGGTGCCCGGCGATGGCCACGATGCGCGATGATCTGGCAGCCGCATTGCAGCGCAACGGATTTCGCGATGTTCAGATCAACGTGAGTCTCGAACCGGCCTGGACCACCGAGTGGATCTCCGAGAAGGGCCGGGCCGCACTGCAGGAGCACGGGATCTCCGCCCCCGGGCCAGCCCCGCGACGTACCGGACCAATTCCCCTGTCGTTGTTGCCAACTCGGCGCAGCGTGGCCTGCCCACGGTGTGGTTCTGATCGCACACAGGTCACCTCCGAATTCGGACCGACCGCCTGCAAGGCGATCTACCGCTGCACCGACTGTCTCGAACCCTTCGAGCACGTGAAGGAAGTCTGATGGCCACCACCTTCCACGAACTGAACGTCGCCCGGGTCGAACGCCTCACCGATGATGCGGTCGCCGTGACCTTCGAAGTGCCGGACGCCCTGCGCGAGCACTTCGACTTCGGCGCCGGGCAGTCGTTGACGCTGCGGCGCCTCGTCGAGGGCGCCGAGCACCGCCGCTCGTACTCCATCTGCGCCCCCGCGGGCAGCGCACCCCGGGTGGGCGTGCGCGAGATCCCCGGCGGCGGGCTCTTCTCCACCTGGCTGACCCGTGAGCTGCGGGTCGGTGACCGGGTCGAGGTCGGTACGCCGAGTGGCCGGTTCCGCGCGGACCCCACCTCGGGCGGGCGGCACCTGTGCATCGCCGCGGGCTCAGGGATCACCCCGATGCTGTCGGTGGCGGCGACCGTGCTGACGCATCCCGACGCGCAGGTGACGTTGCTCTACGGCAACCGGACCACGGACTCGGTGATGTTCGCCGAGGAGCTCGCGGATCTCAAGGACCGCTACCCCGCGCGGTTCGAGGTGGTGCACGTGCTGTCCCGGGAGCCGCGCTCGGTTGACCTCTTCTCCGGCCGGTTGGACGCGGATCGGCTGCGCCGGTTGCTGGCGCTACAGCCGATGGACAACATCGACGACGTGTGGTTGTGCGGGCCGTTCGGGATGATCAACGATGCGCGCCAAGTGCTCGCGGAGATCGGATTCCCCTCGCAGCGAGTGCATTTCGAACTGTTCTACGTCGACGAGCCGCCACCGGAGGTGCATCGCGCGGAGGCTGCCCTCGACGGGGCGGTCAGTCAGGTCACCGTGACCCTGGACGGGCGTGAGACGCGGATCCCGATGTCGCGGGAACACAGCATTCTCGACGGCGCCGCCGCCTCCCGCAGCGATGTGCCGTTCGCCTGCAAGGGCGGGGTCTGTGGCACCTGTCGCGCGGTGGTCCGCGGGGGCGAGGTCGACATGCGGCGCAACTACGCGTTGGACGACGCCGAGGTCGACGCCGGGTTCGTGCTCACCTGCCAGACCTACCCGGTCAGCGACGAGGTCAGCGTTGACTTCGATGCCTGAACCGGTCCTGGTGGAGGATGCCGGTGATCGGTTGGTCGTGCGCCTCAATCGCCCGCAGGCCCGCAACGCCATCGACCAGGAGATGGTCGACGCGCTGCACGAGGTGTGTACTGCGTTGGAGGCAGCTCCCCGGATCGGGTTGATCATCGGTGAGGGCAGCACGTTCGCGGCAGGGGCGGACATCGCGGCGCTGCGCGAGCGGCGCCGGGACGACGCGCTGCGCGGGATCAACTCGGGGTTGTTCGACCGGATCCGGCGCTTGCCGATGCCGACGATTGCGCTGATCGACGGATACGCACTCGGTGGTGGGGCGGAACTGGCCTACGCCTGCGACTTCCGGGTGGGCACCCCCAAGGTGAAGATCGGCAACCCGGAAACGGGTCTGGGCATCCTCGCCGCCGCCGGGGCCACCTGGCGGCTGGCGGAACTGGTCGGCGAACCGCTGGCCAAGGAGATCCTGCTGGCCGGGCGGGTGCTGGATGCCGACGAGGCGTTGGCGGTGCGACTGTTGACCGAGGTCGTCGACGCCACCGATCTGCTCGCGGCCGGTCACCGCCTCGCTGACCGGATCGGTCGCAACGCGCCGCTGGCGGTGCAGTTGACCAAACGGGTCTTTCACGCACCCCGGGAGGCGCACCCGTTGATCGACGACATCGCCCAGGCCGTGTTGTTCGAGACGCCGGAGAAGCACGAGCGGATGACGGCATTCCTGGAGAGGAAGAACCGATGAAAGTAGGGGTCTACGGCGGTGGCCGGATGGGCGCCGGGATCGCGCATGCGTTCCTGCTGACGGGAGCCGAGGTGGACATCGCAGAAGCGTCGGAGGCCGCAGCGGAGGCCGCGCGGGACCGGGTCGCTACCAGCCTGGCGAAGGCGGCCCAGCGCCAGGCCATCCCCGGCGGCGCCGCCCCTGAGGAACTGCTCACGCACCTCACCGTCGGCTCCGATCCCGCGGTGCTGTGCGACGCCGAGGTCATCGTCGAGGCGGTCCCGGAGGACGCTGCTTTGAAGAAGACTGTGCTGCAGACCTGTTCGCAGCAAGCACCCGATGCCTGGCTGGCCAGCAACACCAGTTCCCTGTCGATCACCGAGTTGGCCGCCGCGCTGCCGTCGCCAGAGCGGCTGATCGGGCTGCACTTCTTCAACCCGGTCCCCGCCAGTGAATTGGTGGAGATCGTCGTCGGCAAAGACACCGCTCCCGAACTGGTCGAGCAGGCCACGGGTTGGGTGCAGCAACTGGGCAAAACCGCTATCACCGTGCAGGATTCGCCCGGCTTCGCCAGTAGCCGCCTCGGGGTCTTCCTCGCGCTGGAGGCGATGCGGATGGTCCAGGACGGCGTCGCCAGTGCCGCTGATGTCGACACCGCGATGACGCTGGGTTACAGACATCCGACCGGACCGTTGCGCACCACCGACATCGTGGGTCTCGACGTCCGGTTGGCGATTGCTGAGCACCTGGCCCGCGAACTGGGCGACCGCTTCGAGCCCCCACAGATCCTGCGGGACAAGGTCGCGGCCGGCGAGCTGGGTCGCAAGAGCGGCAAGGGTTTCTACCAGTGGTGACCGATCCGCAGCAGATCGCCGAACTGAGCACGCAGGAGATGTGGCGCACCGACGCCGCGTCCCAGGGTCTGGGCATGTCGGTGCTCGCGGTGGCTCCCGGTGAAGCAACCGTGTCGATGACCGTGCGTGAAGACATGGTCAACGGCTGGGGCATCGCGCACGGCGGATTCATCACGGCCCTGGCCGACTCCGCCTTCGCCGTCGCCTGCAACTCGCGCGGTGTCGTCACCGTGGCAGCCGGCATCGACGTGACCTTCCTGGCCCCGGCACGCCTCGGTGACGTGCTCGTCGCCACCGCTGGCGAGCGAGTCCTCAATGGCCGCAACGGGATCTACGACGTCGACGTCACCCGTGAT
The window above is part of the Branchiibius hedensis genome. Proteins encoded here:
- the paaC gene encoding 1,2-phenylacetyl-CoA epoxidase subunit PaaC, producing the protein MTYEVDGNWAFGTDFEDPLAGVDTTIAAGTDAGALAAYCLMLGDDALVYANRLSEWASNAPDLEEDIALANTALDLLGQARLLLARAALADPGVVPQLPDGSPVPGDDALAFFRDDADFRNVRLVEPDNGDFAVTIVRLFLFATYRLALLDRLRLSSDRVLAAIAAKGVKEVTYHRDYAARWLVTLAKGTDESRRRTESAVRVVLPYWAELFDDHPIEVLMADQGVGVLPSSLRDEADDIVAQVFSAAELVRPEARRVGSVNGGTGRDGRHTEALSLMLAEMQSVARAHPAGQW
- the paaD gene encoding 1,2-phenylacetyl-CoA epoxidase subunit PaaD — translated: MVSALQVAAAVTDPELPMLTLADLGVLRDVTEGEDGGVTVTITPTYSGCPAMATMRDDLAAALQRNGFRDVQINVSLEPAWTTEWISEKGRAALQEHGISAPGPAPRRTGPIPLSLLPTRRSVACPRCGSDRTQVTSEFGPTACKAIYRCTDCLEPFEHVKEV
- the paaE gene encoding 1,2-phenylacetyl-CoA epoxidase subunit PaaE; the encoded protein is MATTFHELNVARVERLTDDAVAVTFEVPDALREHFDFGAGQSLTLRRLVEGAEHRRSYSICAPAGSAPRVGVREIPGGGLFSTWLTRELRVGDRVEVGTPSGRFRADPTSGGRHLCIAAGSGITPMLSVAATVLTHPDAQVTLLYGNRTTDSVMFAEELADLKDRYPARFEVVHVLSREPRSVDLFSGRLDADRLRRLLALQPMDNIDDVWLCGPFGMINDARQVLAEIGFPSQRVHFELFYVDEPPPEVHRAEAALDGAVSQVTVTLDGRETRIPMSREHSILDGAAASRSDVPFACKGGVCGTCRAVVRGGEVDMRRNYALDDAEVDAGFVLTCQTYPVSDEVSVDFDA
- a CDS encoding enoyl-CoA hydratase/isomerase family protein yields the protein MPEPVLVEDAGDRLVVRLNRPQARNAIDQEMVDALHEVCTALEAAPRIGLIIGEGSTFAAGADIAALRERRRDDALRGINSGLFDRIRRLPMPTIALIDGYALGGGAELAYACDFRVGTPKVKIGNPETGLGILAAAGATWRLAELVGEPLAKEILLAGRVLDADEALAVRLLTEVVDATDLLAAGHRLADRIGRNAPLAVQLTKRVFHAPREAHPLIDDIAQAVLFETPEKHERMTAFLERKNR
- a CDS encoding 3-hydroxyacyl-CoA dehydrogenase family protein, translating into MKVGVYGGGRMGAGIAHAFLLTGAEVDIAEASEAAAEAARDRVATSLAKAAQRQAIPGGAAPEELLTHLTVGSDPAVLCDAEVIVEAVPEDAALKKTVLQTCSQQAPDAWLASNTSSLSITELAAALPSPERLIGLHFFNPVPASELVEIVVGKDTAPELVEQATGWVQQLGKTAITVQDSPGFASSRLGVFLALEAMRMVQDGVASAADVDTAMTLGYRHPTGPLRTTDIVGLDVRLAIAEHLARELGDRFEPPQILRDKVAAGELGRKSGKGFYQW
- the paaI gene encoding hydroxyphenylacetyl-CoA thioesterase PaaI, yielding MTDPQQIAELSTQEMWRTDAASQGLGMSVLAVAPGEATVSMTVREDMVNGWGIAHGGFITALADSAFAVACNSRGVVTVAAGIDVTFLAPARLGDVLVATAGERVLNGRNGIYDVDVTRDGEVIATLRGRSRATSRRNPAVTP